A stretch of DNA from Synechococcus sp. PROS-9-1:
GAGGTGCATAAACGGAATGGCGGTGTTGCAACTTCGCCTGCTGATCGACGTTTTATGCGCCTCTGCTCTCGGTTTTCTTCTCTTCACGAGAGTCAACGAGCAGCGAACCCTTTGGCTGTTGAGGGGGTACCTGTTTCTCGTTGCTCTTGCGTGGTTCGTCAAGCGGTTCTTCAATCTCCCGCTTACATCGACGTTGGTCGATGCCTTGGTTCTTGCTTGTTCACTTTCTCTGGCCATTCTTTGGCAGGGCGAATTGCGCCGGTTGATGGAGTTGCTCGGTACAGGGCGGCTCGCCGTCCTGTTGGGCAATCCGCAAAGCAAGCTCAGAGCTACCGCCAGCACCGTCGCTCAACTCACCGATGCTGCAGGTCGCCTGTCTAAGTCGCGCCGCGGTGCCTTGATGGTGGTGGATTTGGGGAGTGATTTGCGCCCGGAGGATTTCCTGAATCCTGGGGTCACCGTTGACGCTCAGTTGAGCAGTGAATTACTTCTCAATTTGTTTGCCTCCGACACACCTCTCCATGACGGTGCCGTTGTGCTGAAGGGAAATCGCATTCTTTCTGCTGGCGTGATCTTGCCGCTGTCGCGTCAAGGCTTTAGTCGCTATGGCACAAGACACCTCGCGGCCTTAGGCATTACCGAACGCTTCGACCGCTGCATCTGTGTCGTGGTGTCTGAGGAAACAGGCACGTTGTCGCTCGCGAATCAGGGCAAGCTCGAACGTCCGATCACCAGTTCGCGTCTTCAGGATTTATTGACCGAGTTGATGGCGGCTCCGGTGGCATCAACCACAGCGAAAACAGGGTCTTCACGTAGCGTGAAAAATGCTTCCCAGGACTCATCGCTTTGAGTCAACGCTTGGTCACTAGTTCAGATGACGCTCGGATTGAGGCTTGTCCTGCCGAGATCAATCCTCAGCGTTTGCCAGCCCATGTGGCAGTGATCATGGATGGCAATGGACGCTGGGCCCAATCGAGGGGATTACCGCGTGTGATGGGGCATCGGGCAGGTGTTGAGGCCCTGAAAACCACCTTGCGTCGGTGCAGCGATTGGGGTGTGAAGGCTCTGACCGCCTACGCCTTCTCTACGGAAAACTGGTCTCGCCCAGGCGACGAAGTCAATTTTCTGATGACGCTGTTTGAGCGGGTGCTCGAACGCGAGCTTCAGGCCTTGGAGTCGGAGAGGGTGCGGATCCGTTTTCTTGGCGATCTGGAGCCCCTGCCGTCCCGTCTTCAGTCCTTGATCGAGGAAGCGACGAACCGCACCGCGTTGAACGATGGAATTCATTTCAATGTCTGCACCAACTACGGAGGACGGCACGAGCTTGTTCTTGCAGCCAGGCGGCTTGCTGAACGGGCCGCAAGTGGGGAGCTTGAACCCTCCGCGATTGACGAGCACACCCTCGCTGCCGAACTGTTCACTGCCGGTGAAATCGATCCCGATCTCTTGATTCGCACCAGTGGTGAACATCGAATCAGCAATTTTTTGCTGTGGCAGCTTGCTTACGCTGAAATCCACGTCACCGATGTTCTCTGGCCCGATTTCGATCGTGAGGCCTTAGTGGGCGCGTTCTTGGATTACCAAAGCCGAACCCGTCGCTTTGGGGGGTTAGTGGTCTAATCGCCGATGCTCTGGGATCCTGAGGGTTCGAGGTTCTTCTCAGGGTTGATGACGGAAGCGGTTGAAGTGCGCCATGACTGGACGCGAAGCGAGATCGAAGCGCTTCTGGATCTTCCCCTGATGGATTTGCTTTGGCGTGCTCAGGGGGTGCATCGTGCGTCCAACCCTGGATATCACGTCCAGTTGGCCTCGCTGTTGAGTGTGAAAACCGGTGGTTGCGAAGAAGACTGCGCTTACTGCCCTCAATCGATGCATCACAGCAGTGATGTCACTGGCCAGCCCGAATTGCAGGTTGCTCCTGTTTTAGAACGTGCCAAAGCGGCCAAGCAGGCAGGTGCGGACAGGTTTTGCATGGGCTGGGCTTGGCGTGAAATCCGCGAAGGTGCCCCATTCGACGCCATGTTGCAGATGGTGAGTGGCGTGCGTGCCTTGGGGATGGAAGCCTGCGTCACTGCCGGCATGCTCACCGATGACCAGGCGAAACGTCTCGCTGAAGCCGGTCTAACGGCCTACAACCACAACCTCGACACCAGTCCTGAGCACTACGACAAAATCATCACCACACGGACCTTTCAAGAACGTCTGGAGACGCTTGAGCGGGTGCGTCAAGCGGGTGTGACCCTCTGCTGCGGCGGCATCATTGGCATGGGGGAAACCGTGAAGGACCGGGCCTCGATGCTGCAGGTGCTGGCGTCGATCAACCCCCATCCGGAGAGCGTTCCGATCAACGCTTTGGTGGCGGTAGAGGGCACTCCGCTCGAGGAACTCCCCCCCATCGATCCCATCGAGTTGGTTCGCATGATTGCCGTCACGAGGATCCTGATGCCTGGCAGTCGGGTTCGCCTGAGTGCGGGTCGGGAACAGCTCAGCCAGGAGGCACAGATTTTGTGTTTGCAGGCTGGTGCGGATTCGATCTTTTATGGCGAAACGCTTCTCACGACTGGAAACCCGGCGGTGGAGGCTGATCGTGAGCTGCTTCGTACGGCCGGTGTAAAGGCCAACTGGCACTCCCCTGCGGCTGCCTAATGGGAGCTGCGATGGGAGCAAATGGGATCCAGGATGATCTGCTTGTTGCAGCGTTTTATGCCTTCACCCCGTTGGCTGAGACCGATCAACAGGAGCTGCTAACCGCTCTGCCTCCCCTGGCGCAGGCTGAAACCGTTCTCGGTTCGGTGTTGATCGCTGCTGAGGGTGTGAACGGCACGGTCTGTGGTCCTTCCTCGGGAGTGGAGCGATTGCTCGCGCTCCTACGCAGCCAACTTGCACTGGGTGATGCCCATTACGAATGCCTTGAGGTAAAGCGCAGCTGGAATCCCGATCAAGTGTTTCGTCGCTTTAAGGCCAGGAGCAAGCGAGAGATCGTGACGCTTGGACAAGCTCAAGTGGATCCTCGAATCAGTGTTGGCACCTATGTGGATCCTCAAGACTGGAATGCCTTGATTGATGATCCCGACACGCTGGTGATCGATGCGCGCAACACCTATGAGGTGGCGATCGGCAGTTTTGCAGGGGCCTTGAATCCGCAAACGGAAAGTTTCCGGGACTTTCCTGACTGGGTGGATCAGGAGCTTCGCCCTCGCATTGAGCGAGAGGGACCTCAGCGGATTGCGATGTTTTGTACCGGAGGCATCCGCTGTGAAAAGGCCAGCAGTTTTCTGCAACAGCAGGGCTTTGGCGAAGTCCATCATTTGCGTGGAGGCATTCTTCGCTATCTCGAAGAGGTTCCAGAGCAGAACAGCCGTTGGCGAGGGGAGTGTTTCGTGTTTGATCAACGCGTTGCGCTCAACCATCAGTTGGAACGAGGTGACTACTGCCTATGCCATGCCTGCGGTTTGCCGGTTTCCTCGGAGCAGCAGACCTTGCCGAGCTACATCAAGGGCGTGCAGTGTTTGCATTGCATCGATCAATTCACAGATGCAGATCGCCGCAGATTTGCCATGCGCCAACAGCAGATCGACCAGCTTCAGGCCTAGTGCTTCAGTGGCCATGACTTGCTTTCAGGCTTCGTTTGCTGCCCATCCTTTACAGCTTTCGCCGTTGTCCCTATGCGATGCGTGCTCGCTGGGCCCTGCTGCAGGCAGGGCTCATGGTGCATTGGAGAGAAATTGAACTCAAAGCCAAGCCTGCAGCGATGCTGGAGGCCTCTCCTAAAGGCACGGTTCCGGTTCTGGTCTTAGCTGACGGCAGCGTGATCGATGAGAGTTTGGAGATCATGCTCTGGGCTTTGCAGCAGGCAGACCCCCGAGGCGTGTTGGAGGCTGAAGACTCGGCTGTTTTGATTGAACAAAATGATGGGTCGTTGAAGCATCATCTCGATCGTTTCAAGTACACCGATCGCTATCCCGGAGCCTCAAAGGAGGACCATCGCCTGGCT
This window harbors:
- the cdaA gene encoding diadenylate cyclase CdaA → MAVLQLRLLIDVLCASALGFLLFTRVNEQRTLWLLRGYLFLVALAWFVKRFFNLPLTSTLVDALVLACSLSLAILWQGELRRLMELLGTGRLAVLLGNPQSKLRATASTVAQLTDAAGRLSKSRRGALMVVDLGSDLRPEDFLNPGVTVDAQLSSELLLNLFASDTPLHDGAVVLKGNRILSAGVILPLSRQGFSRYGTRHLAALGITERFDRCICVVVSEETGTLSLANQGKLERPITSSRLQDLLTELMAAPVASTTAKTGSSRSVKNASQDSSL
- a CDS encoding isoprenyl transferase, which translates into the protein MSQRLVTSSDDARIEACPAEINPQRLPAHVAVIMDGNGRWAQSRGLPRVMGHRAGVEALKTTLRRCSDWGVKALTAYAFSTENWSRPGDEVNFLMTLFERVLERELQALESERVRIRFLGDLEPLPSRLQSLIEEATNRTALNDGIHFNVCTNYGGRHELVLAARRLAERAASGELEPSAIDEHTLAAELFTAGEIDPDLLIRTSGEHRISNFLLWQLAYAEIHVTDVLWPDFDREALVGAFLDYQSRTRRFGGLVV
- the bioB gene encoding biotin synthase BioB; this translates as MTEAVEVRHDWTRSEIEALLDLPLMDLLWRAQGVHRASNPGYHVQLASLLSVKTGGCEEDCAYCPQSMHHSSDVTGQPELQVAPVLERAKAAKQAGADRFCMGWAWREIREGAPFDAMLQMVSGVRALGMEACVTAGMLTDDQAKRLAEAGLTAYNHNLDTSPEHYDKIITTRTFQERLETLERVRQAGVTLCCGGIIGMGETVKDRASMLQVLASINPHPESVPINALVAVEGTPLEELPPIDPIELVRMIAVTRILMPGSRVRLSAGREQLSQEAQILCLQAGADSIFYGETLLTTGNPAVEADRELLRTAGVKANWHSPAAA
- a CDS encoding rhodanese-related sulfurtransferase translates to MGAAMGANGIQDDLLVAAFYAFTPLAETDQQELLTALPPLAQAETVLGSVLIAAEGVNGTVCGPSSGVERLLALLRSQLALGDAHYECLEVKRSWNPDQVFRRFKARSKREIVTLGQAQVDPRISVGTYVDPQDWNALIDDPDTLVIDARNTYEVAIGSFAGALNPQTESFRDFPDWVDQELRPRIEREGPQRIAMFCTGGIRCEKASSFLQQQGFGEVHHLRGGILRYLEEVPEQNSRWRGECFVFDQRVALNHQLERGDYCLCHACGLPVSSEQQTLPSYIKGVQCLHCIDQFTDADRRRFAMRQQQIDQLQA